CCAGTGAgacttgggggaaaaaaaacagcaccAAGAGCAGAAATCCCACAAAAATAAAGGTGGATCATGTCCTCTGACTTActctggaattcctgggattgGGAATTACCTGCTGGCGGGAGGGGGCACCCATGGGGCCGTTCATCTGCTCGTAGAACCTTCGCTCGGCGTCGTCATATTTGTACTTCTCGAACCAGATCTTGTCGTGCAGGAAGTAATCCACAGccattttcctgggaaaagaagGGGGGGAAATATCCACAAAAACTGAATTCCCACAAGGATTGAAGGTTAACAGCTCATCAGGGGCGgtttctgtgcctgcagctcGGCTTGGCTGCAGATTTAAGTATCTGGGATCCTCTTAAAAAAGCAGGACGGATTAATCACCCACCTGCCTGACCTGGACATGGAGTGGGGATGGGATGAATCAGCTGATCCAGACtttattccacaaaaaaaaaaacctcaaaacccCTGGATTTTCTGGCTCATGCTAAGGAAAATGGCTTGTGTAGGAGAATAAAAAGGGAATAGAAATCATGGAATGGATTGGGTTGGAAAAGAACATAAAGATCATTAGTTCCAAATTCCTTCCATgggacaccttctactatcccaggttgctccaagcttCATTCAACCTTTCCCTGGATgcttcagggatggggcacccacaagTTCCCTGGGAAATCTTTTGATAAAAATCAGCAATACTTGGAAGGGACAGACCTGGCACTACatggaaaaacagcacaaaacagcccaaatcctgctgggaaatgtggggtttttatggAGCAACTTCCAAAGATGGGTTAAATTCTTAATTTgaagggaaacaggaaaagagcaaGTGCCCTGAATTCCggcaggggacagagccagcagaaGTCTGAGGAGGTGGAGAGCAGGGATAGAGCAGCATAAGGAAACCACAACTGGAGCAGGCTCCACAAAGCCTCTCCTCATTATCCCAAATTCCAGTTTTCCATAAAACACTTCCACGGAAGCCAGAGATGATCATCCTGAAATCAAATCCCCTCTTATCTCATCTACCCACTTGGAAGAGACCAGAGGCCAACCagacacaggagctgcagcaaaacCACTCTCCACACCCAAATCTCCAGGACCTGCTGGAATTCCAACCAGGATCATTTGCAGACAAATTTATCCCACGTTTTTACAGAGACACATGGATTTTCCCAGATATCCAGTTACGAGCAACTGAAGAGGAAATGATCCCAAACAGGACCAAGTGAAAGGTATTTGACCCCCAAATCCCTTGACACAAAGATCCTAAAAGCTCTCCAACAAATCCCAACAAAACTCATGGATCAGAAGTGTCAGAAATGAAGACGGATGCTCCAAgagtctttttttcccagaatatCCATCTCTACCTTAGCTCTGCCTTTGGAGAGGATCCAAGGGCACTCCAAAAATTCACAGACTGAATATAAATTCcctcaaaaaaccaaactacAGCACGTGCTGCCACCGGAGTGATTCCCTAAATTGTTTTCCAGTCACTTCCAAACCTTCTTCAAGCTGGATCCTGGTTATGATGCTGATTTTTATATGGAATGAGAGGATGGAAAGGAGGATGGTGCTGTATCCATGCAAAAAGGGGGATACTGAGCTCACTTCCCAACCCTGCCTTTAAACATTCAACTTCTAGctccacacaaacacagcatttaTCCACCAGAATTCCTCAGAAATTCAGGGGAATTCCTTAAAGGattttccccctgctccctgcccaccGGGATCATCTCCAAGTCCACCCAGTCTTCTCCACATGCAAATTCCTCCTGGCTCAATCCTGacccagccttttttttttttttttttttttttttgcatgggCATTACCCCCAAAGAAACTTCTCCTACTTCATTTCTGGAGCAGGAGTgcttggagcagctggatgGGAGGGATTTCCTGCTGCAGATTCCTGGATCCCTGTTTTCTCCGCTGCTCTGTCCGCTTCCAGGGCAAAATATCGGGATTCAGCCCTGTCGTAGGTCACCTTATTCAGCCACACGGATTCGCTGTCCTTGTGCAGGAAAAAGCAGGTGGGGTTTTCCTTGGGAATATCAGGAAGCTGAGGGTTGGTGGTGGCCATCCCAGTTTGCTTCCCAAGGTTGTGGTTCTTGGATGCTTCCGGGCAGCCGCGTTGCCGCCGCTGGTTTTTATCCGAGGGGTGCCCGTCCAACATCTTCTCATAAAAATTCTTCTCAGCATCATCGTAGAGAGGCTTCTCCAGCCACACCTCGGATGCCAGAACTTCCCAGTTGGAAATCTGCGGCTTCCCATTGACCGTCTGCTGGTCAGAGCTGGGCAAACTGGGAATGGAGGCCACGGGAGAGTTGGGAATGCCGGGAGCCAAGCCTGGCGTGGCGGGAGTGGGCAAGGCCGTGCCGTAGCCCTCATCCGGCGTTCCCAGCCTGGAATTCGGCCACACCGATGGGATGGCCAGGACgttgggaggaaggaaaaactgggatttttcCATGAACGCCCTCTCGGCCTTATCGAAGTCAAACTTGTTGATCCAAACCCCTTGGACAACGTGGTGACAGGCGGCCAGGCTCCCGTGGGAACATGCCGGGAGAATCCTTGCCTTGGGAATATCTTGGCTGGAGTCGGACCTGGCCACAGCAGGAGATTCCTGAGCCGTTTTTCCAGTCTCAGGCGATTCCCAACTCTGGGAACCCGCTAATTTTTTCCTGTAGGCGTTCTCGGCGCGGTCATACAAGGGCTTGTCAAACCACACATGCTCCGCTGACATTCCCACCAGGATCGCCTCCAGCTTGGAATCCTGAGCTTTGGGTTTCGGGGAGCGCTTCCGTTTCCGCTGTTTTTTGCCATTCCGGGGTTTTTTCGGATCTCCCTTGAATTCCCCCTCAATGGAATCCTCATGGCAGATCCCGTTGATGGCCTCGGGCTCTGGCGCTTCCCGCTCCGGCGCTTCCCGCTCGGCTTCATCGTTCCGGTGCTTTTCCAGCCAAACTTTGTCCACGGAGCAGGGGTTTTTCCGTGTCCTCATCTTCCCGAAAAAAACGGGCAGCATGAAGAAATAAGCACAACAAATGTAGTGGCAGCAGAGCAAAGCAAGGGCATGCAGGAGATGTTTTTTATCCACTAACATTCCCAGGAAAAAGTGCaaatattccatttcttttttcccttttgggaGATGTTTGAATTCCAAGGAATTCAATGTGGCCGAAACAGCCTTCCTCCTAAAATATTCCTGCCAAGAATTCCCCCCATTATTCCAAGTTTTAAGgcaacaggcaggaaaaaaaatcccacgGGATTTTGTCCAAATTCTTGGGAATTACAGGATACTATTCCAAGTTAGAGGATTAGTCATTAATTATTTGTTACTTATTCCAAATTAGGCAAAATTTTGGGAAAACTGGTtcaaatttttgaatttttggaGGTTGTCATTTACTACTGGTTGGGTTTTCTTACTAAAAGGCAGCTGCTGAAAAACTGGGATTTAATTTTGGGATAAAGTCCAAGTTATCAGCAAATTAAACCTGTCCAGGAGCTGGAAATTTAGTGATTAATACAGTAATTAACTAATAAAAATTGACCTTGGCAGGTTGCCAAATAAAATTCCAAGACAGATGAAATATCTGCAAAAGTTTGTAATTCAAAGAATTCCTAGAAGAATTTGGAAGCCTCACATCCAAGGCTTagatttaaattttgatttaatttttaattttagtttaaatataaaatctattgctttgaatttaaaatttaatttaagattTATACAAATGCTTTTTTGGGTCTTGagtatttccatttaaatttatatattaataaattacacttttgcctttaaacatttaaatttagaCAGtccaaaatattaattagatTCCAATTAGACAAATTATTAGGAATGGCAAaaggtgatttttctttttttttccctggagctggaaaaCTTTGATTCAGCTAAAAATGATTAAAACTTGAGTTTTCAattcagaatttaaagaaaaaaaaataaaattaaaccttattttgaattttgaatttattttatgttctttctCTTATATTTTATGGAGCAATAAATTCTTGTTAGAACCTTTAccttatttacagaaataaatttattacagtaaataaaagagtaaaataataaaaaaatgtggccttttgcacaaaaaaaatccaaaaattttttgttttaaaactaaatttaaaaattaattttttccccattacttaatctatttttttaaagtgattttgcTCCAGTTTTTAAGCAGCTCCAAGCCCTGGAATTGTAGCCCTCATGGATGAGGTGAATTATGGGGTAGGAATTTCATAATGAGGAACTCCCAGGAGATTCCCTCCAActgagaaagctgaaattaattttaacaaaccttaaaaaattaattctttccaAGAAAACTCAGCAGTAATTTGCCTAATAAATATCCCACCAGTGTTGACATTCCCAGATTttccagaattcccaaaaaaagcACACAACAATTAAAAGatacttacttttttttctcctacgacagcattaaaaaaaaacaggataaaattagagaaaaattctaatttctatggatgcagcagctcctcagataaattacttaattaataattaatggattaattaattaacattttaatgaagtttGGAGCTGATGAACTTTCCAGAACTCCATGAAGTTTGTGAACCAACACCCACAGAAAAcgagtttattttcattttaataacaaGGAAAGGAACATTATCACGATGTTattcaaaagcattttcccttccagcagcCTAAGAATTCCCAACTTGCCATCCCAATCCTGGCATGGATGGAATTGGTTGATGGAATTCAGGAGCCAAATTTTTGGGTGATTCCAAACATTCCTGCAGCACCTTTTTGCTTCCATGAGCAGCCAAACCTGATGTTCAGTcctgaaaaaccccaaatttccaAGGAAATAAAGCTCCTAAACAagggaaaattgggaaaaaaatgtcatttctcttctgtgtcCATCAGTTTTCCTGAGGAACCtgggaaaaagggattttaatcACACAAACAATCACCTTTCAACAATTTCCAGCAAAAATTGCCATTATTTACCTCATCAAACACAAAGTTTTAGGATTAAAAACCATGCTGTAGCTTTGGGAGTGTTCTCCACTGGAAAAGTCACAGCCCAGAAATTCAGGATGAGTTCAAGAACCATCAGaagaatcaaaataaatcaatatattAACAATTGTATCTattgttttattcatttaaaactGGTTTCATTCCTTAAAATTAGctcttcccaaattcctgctggtTTCACTCCCTAATATTGGCTCTTCCCTAAGTCAGACCCTTATAATCACCTTTGCTATGAGACAAAGCTCCACATTcaaggaaaacaccaaaatttCCATCCTTGATCACCTAAAATCACAATTTTCTGCTCCAAGCTGAAAATTCCTAATGAGAGAGTCATGGATATGAGAAATCACCAGAAGGCAAAAACTGGGAACGTGTCACCTTCAGGagaaataggggaaaaaaaagagttgggAATGAACAGCTCAGGTGTGGAAAAATCCTACCTGAAGGTCAGGGAGAAATGGGACACacctggaaaaggagaggaaagaattacagcaaaacagctcagaaaagagaatttctcATCCCTAAGGATTGTGACCATCGGGATCCAAATCAATTCCAAATCATCAGTGACCTGGATGCGACAGAACAAATCCATATGGAATTTCTGGGAACGCCGATGCGGCAGCCTCAGCAAGTTTAGTTAGGGATGTAATCCCTCAAAAACCCCATGGAGCACAACAGCAGGCTCTGCCTGTTCCCAAAATAGCTTGGAAATGGATCCCTCCCGCCTGAGcatccagtaaaaaaaaaaaaagggagaggacAAGCCCCACCAAGGTGACGGAAATTTGGGAATAACAGCACGAGGAAAGAGGGACAGGTGAGATAAGCAGAGCGCAGGTGCACCTAGAGCTGATTTTCCAcgtttcccagctctgggataGGTTTGGAAAAGCAGCCAAGGGGGTTGGGATATGGGATGgatcagctgctctgtgccaggacaTGTCCAGTTTCCCTTTGCAGCAAGTGACTGGACAAAAAAATCCCGGGAATGGGAGGAGGAGCAGACCCTCAATGCACCAGGAAAAGCTGGGGATATGTGGGATCCCTAAATTCCCTTCCCTACCAGGGAAGAAATAACACTGATCGTTTTCCCCCCCTACCCAATCCAGAGTTGAAGAGGTGAGGCTTTAATACAGCAGGAACATTCCTAAAAAACAGGGAATATGTCCCCACAATATGTGGAAAACCACAAAGGTTTAGGAAGACCCCCCCCAACATGAGCCCACCCACCCCTTACCTGTAACAGAGAGTTCCTAAATACTGGGAAAAGGACCACAAAGACATGGCAAATCCTAAAATTCCCccccttccctgtgcctggaaaggggaaaaagattTCCCAGGTAATGAGGGTATCTCCCACATCCTCTTTTTTGGGGTGTGAGTGAAGGAATTCCACAGGGAATGTGGAGAGGGCTTTCACATGCCCCTGCCCAGAACTTCTAAGGGAAAAAGAACTTAAAACATTGAGAGTGGGCAGTGCCACCACAATATTCCCTGAGATTTTAAGTGAGGAAAGTAATCCCAAGGAACAAGGGCATCCCCAAATCCTTTCCTTCAGGACTCTTAGGGACTCCCATGACTCCCTCTCCAAACCtactaatggaaaaaaaactgaaaacatgaGGAAAGGGGGGGTCACCCCAGCATTTCCTAGGATTCTAAGCATGGAAAAGTTATCCCAAAACCAAGAGCACCCCAAATCCTCTCCCTCGGGACTCTCGGGAAATGGAATCGGCCCTAAAGACAATGGAAGAACCTCCCCAAACTCCCTTTTCTGAGGCTTTAACAGGGCGAGAGACCCCCACATACAAGAAGAACCCCTAAaactcccctctccccaccactGTGAGGGAAAGAGCCCCATTTCCTATAAGGggatccccaaatccctctttCCACAGGAAAAGTGCCCTAAAGAGAATAAAAGGGGTTACCACAACCTCTTGCTTGGGGATTCTGAGATGATAAAAGAACCCTACACACCCTGAAGGACCCCCTGAGCCCCTTCAACCCAAATATCACGAGGGCCTCCCCTCACCTCCCGCCCTAGAGGGGTAAAGGACGCTCTGCAGACCCCGGAAACTGCCATTACCGAGGCTCAGGGGGAGGGATAAAGGACGCTAAGTGGGGATATAAGGATCGGTAGGGGCTGCAAGGGGCTGGAAATCAGGACTCACCGGCAGCGTTGACCCCTCAAGGCCCCGCCGCTCCCTTTGGCCGCCGCCGGGATAGAGGAGGGCGGTGTGCGCCGCGCGGAGAGTTATGGGGGAGGCGCGTACCACACGTGGCGCTTGGGGGGGGTGAGCTGTGGGGGGACAACGTGTCGCATGCACAGAGCGGGGCCTGTTTCCCCGCACAATAAAAGAGGCACGTGGAATATCACGGAGGGGTGGAAGCAGGATGAGTGAACCATCCCCCCGTAACTATTAAGATGCGCGGCCCCCCCTTTTCCTTGTCAAGTTGGATTCGTCCTAGCACGTCGGCTAGCGCCCGTGGGTTGTACCACTCTGCGAAAAGGGGGATGAGCCACCTCTCTGCTTCCCCCACGCTActtccctgcctctgctgggagGATCCCCTGTATTTTACGGGGGGAGTTACGGAGAAATGGAGGCCCCGCGCTGTGCGTGCGGCGCGTTGTCTCCCTCCGTGCACCTCTTCTCCCTCCCGTGGAAGCCAAGTGGAACAGCTCAAGGGGGTAAGCGACGTGAAGGCGGGAGGGCAGCGGAGTGGCGTGCTCCCCCCTTTTAGCAGAGTAGTACAACCCAAAGGGGCCGGTGGAGATACGAGGAAGAATCCAACTTGACAAGGAAAGGGGGGTTGGAGCGGAGCAGCTTAGTGGCTGTGGTCGGGTGCGCGCATGCGGGGGACCGGAGCGGAGACAAAGGCGCCGCCGCGccccccccaccccatccccGCATTCCTCCCCGGTTATAACGCGCCCCCCATTCCCATGGATGTGGGGGTCGCTCCATGCCCGGGGGGGAGCCGGAGGAGGGCGGGGGAATGGCGGGAGGGCGGcggacaggaggaggaggaggtggaggcaGCAGCGCATCACCCGGGGGGGTGTCGGTGAAGATGTCGCTTCGCCGCGCCTACTCCATCAAGGACAAGCTCCAGGCCATCGAGAGGGTGAAGAAGGGCGAGCGCCAGGCGTCGGTGTGCCGGGCGTTCGGGGTGCCGGGGGGCACGCTCCGCGGGTGGCTGAAGGACGAGGCAAAGCTCCGCTGGTTCCTGGAGCAGCTCGGCGGCGAGGTGGGCACCCAGCGCAAGAAGATGCGCTTGGCCAACGAGGAGGAGATCGACCGCGCCGTCTACGCCTGGTTCCTCGCCCTGCGCCAGCACGGCGTGCCGCTCTCTGGACCCCTCATCCAGGCGCAGGCGGAAGCCTTCGCCCGGCAGATCTACGGGCCTGAATGCACATTCAAGGCGAGCCACGGCTGGTTCTGGCGCTGGCAGAAGCGCCACGGCATCTCCAGCCAACGCATCTACGGCGAGGGCGGCCTCCCCGCCGAGCCCGAGCGCGCTCCGGCCAGCCGCGCCGAGGCCCTGCCCGATGCCGGCGGCTACGGGGATGAGCAGATCTACAACGCCAACATCACCAGGCTCTTCTGGAAGCTTCTTCCTGGTGCCGGAATCACGGCAAGGCGTCCGGCCCGCGGAGAGCGCGTCACGGTGCTGCTGGCCGCCAACTTGACTGGCTCCCACAAACTCAAGCCCTTGGTGGTCGGGGGTCTCCGCGATCCCGCCAGCCTCCGGCATCACAACCAGGAGAAATTCCCGGCTTGCTATCGCTACAGCCCCGAGGCCCGGCTGGCGCCGGCGCTTCTGCGGGCTTGGTTCTTTGAGGACTTCGTGCCGGGGGTCAAGCGGTACCTGCGGcggagctgcctgcagcagaaggCCGTGCTGCTGCTCGGCTCCGCTCCATCCCGCTGCAGGTCGGGGGCTGAGGATTCCCCGCCGCTCCAGACCCCGGACGGGTCCATCCGTGCGCTTTTCCTCTCCAAGGGTCCCTCCGGGAGCGGCTTGGCCGGAGCAGGAGGCCGAATCCCGGCGCCACTGGAGCAAGGGGTGGTGTCGGCCTTCAAGCAGCTCTACAAGCGGGAATTGCTGCGCTTGGCCGTGTCCTGTGGCGGTCCCGGCAGTCCCGCGGACTTCGTGCGGTCCTTCCTCCTCAAGGACATGTTGTACCTGGCTGGCCTCTCCTGGGATCTCATCCCACCTGGATCCATCGAGaagtgctggctgctggggctgcgCGCCGCCTTCGAGCCCCAGCCCGGCGAGGAAGAGCACGGGGACACCCCGGGAGGGGAGGAAGGCGGAGGGGACAGCAAGGTCTTCAGTGACCTGACCCACCTGGCTGCCTTGGCCTTCAAGCGCTTGGCTCCCGAGGAAGTGTCCGACTGGTTGCACTTGGATGATGCAGCTCCAGGTGCAGAGGAGGACGATGATGGCGAAGAGGACGCCGAGGAGGAAGGCGCCGAGGGCTGCGGGgtggaggaggatgaggaggaggaagcagctggTGGGAAAAGGGGCGAGGAGGGAGGAGATCCTTTGCTCCCCACAGCTCGGGAAGCCATCCAGGGTCTGGAGACAGCGCTGCGCTGGCTGGAGGGACAAGACCCCCGGGAAGTGGGGCCACTGAAGCTGGTGCAGCTCCGCTCCCTCATCTCCATGGCCCAGCGGCTGCACCGCAGCCACAGCCCCCAGTCCTAGGACAGGAGCAACCCCCACTTTTTTGGCTACCAACCACTCCTGGTTGgccacagagctggggatgccCCGCTTGTCCCAGGGGGATGGCAATGGAGGTGCCACTCACCCCTCTGTGACTGTGATTCCCTGGGCATCAGGAAGCCCAGATGCCTGTGGGTCACAATTTAGGGGATTTTTGTGCAACAACTCGAATTCCAGGGTTGTTCCTTACCTAAATATATTTAGGAGGTGCTATTTTTTATGTCCCTTGTGGCCCCTGCTCACTGGTGCTGCCAGAAGGGGGTGGGTGCTGCTCCCCcttccccaaaattccccagtTCCCCCAATTCTGTGGGAGAAGGGGCGAGGGAAGGACCTGTTCAGCATCCCTGGGATAATGGGGGATGTTACATTGAAAAACCTCCAAATCCCAGAGTGTGGCTGAGGTGGGCACAGCCAGCTGGGACCACTCCTGAGGTGCTTCAGGGGAAATATTACACCTTGGAAGAGGCTTGTGACGCCCTTCCCACTGCCGAAACAGAGTCCTGTTAAACCAGGATGGTTTAGGGCTGGCTTAAGATAACTTCCTTCAGGCACTGAGTTAGGAAAGGGACACTTGGGTGGCATCCATGAGAGAGGGTCAGCTCCATCATTCCCATCACAGCTGGGAACACCTGGACCACGGAGACCTGCTGAACCAGGTACCATCATCTGAGCATCCTCATGGAGCTGAAGGTTCCAGGGATGGGGGTTGAGGTGTTCCCCATGGGGTTTGTGGGGTGGCCAGGGCTGGAGGACACATCTCAGTGAGTGGAGGTTGGAGCACAGAGGGCTCCCAGCACCAAAATGGAATATTGGAGGCATCTGATAGGAATTTAGCAGCTACTGACCTGATTTGGATGAAATT
The sequence above is drawn from the Parus major isolate Abel chromosome 2, Parus_major1.1, whole genome shotgun sequence genome and encodes:
- the EEF1D gene encoding elongation factor 1-delta isoform X8; the protein is MEYLHFFLGMLVDKKHLLHALALLCCHYICCAYFFMLPVFFGKMRTRKNPCSVDKVWLEKHRNDEAEREAPEREAPEPEAINGICHEDSIEGEFKGDPKKPRNGKKQRKRKRSPKPKAQDSKLEAILVGMSAEHVWFDKPLYDRAENAYRKKLAGSQSWESPETGKTAQESPAVARSDSSQDIPKARILPACSHGSLAACHHVVQGVWINKFDFDKAERAFMEKSQFFLPPNVLAIPSVWPNSRLGTPDEGYGTALPTPATPGLAPGIPNSPVASIPSLPSSDQQTVNGKPQISNWEVLASEVWLEKPLYDDAEKNFYEKMLDGHPSDKNQRRQRGCPEASKNHNLGKQTGMATTNPQLPDIPKENPTCFFLHKDSESVWLNKVTYDRAESRYFALEADRAAEKTGIQESAAGNPSHPAAPSTPAPEMKKMAVDYFLHDKIWFEKYKYDDAERRFYEQMNGPMGAPSRQQSASTTSSGAAGDQNELLSRISHLEVENQNLRSVVADLQMAIFKLESRLNALEKSSTSHQPSPVPPTQKVEPFSVPSKKVELPAKKATPAAAEDDEDDDIDLFGSDDEEEDQEAAKVREERLRQYAEKKAKKPGLIAKSSILLDVKPWDDETDMAKMEECVRSVHMDGLVWGASKLVPVGYGIKKLQIQCVVEDEKVGTDILEEEITKFEDYVQSVDIAAFNKI
- the EEF1D gene encoding elongation factor 1-delta isoform X7, with translation MRTRKNPCSVDKVWLEKHRNDEAEREAPEREAPEPEAINGICHEDSIEGEFKGDPKKPRNGKKQRKRKRSPKPKAQDSKLEAILVGMSAEHVWFDKPLYDRAENAYRKKLAGSQSWESPETGKTAQESPAVARSDSSQDIPKARILPACSHGSLAACHHVVQGVWINKFDFDKAERAFMEKSQFFLPPNVLAIPSVWPNSRLGTPDEGYGTALPTPATPGLAPGIPNSPVASIPSLPSSDQQTVNGKPQISNWEVLASEVWLEKPLYDDAEKNFYEKMLDGHPSDKNQRRQRGCPEASKNHNLGKQTGMATTNPQLPDIPKENPTCFFLHKDSESVWLNKVTYDRAESRYFALEADRAAEKTGIQESAAGNPSHPAAPSTPAPEMKKMAVDYFLHDKIWFEKYKYDDAERRFYEQMNGPMGAPSRQQENGASTILRDIARARENIQKSLAGQKTPARSKEAPCARPKKQSGRSASASTTSSGAAGDQNELLSRISHLEVENQNLRSVVADLQMAIFKLESRLNALEKSSTSHQPSPVPPTQKVEPFSVPSKKVELPAKKATPAAAEDDEDDDIDLFGSDDEEEDQEAAKVREERLRQYAEKKAKKPGLIAKSSILLDVKPWDDETDMAKMEECVRSVHMDGLVWGASKLVPVGYGIKKLQIQCVVEDEKVGTDILEEEITKFEDYVQSVDIAAFNKI